Proteins encoded together in one Musa acuminata AAA Group cultivar baxijiao chromosome BXJ3-6, Cavendish_Baxijiao_AAA, whole genome shotgun sequence window:
- the LOC135639510 gene encoding uncharacterized protein LOC135639510 gives MQQPPTPNAALPPNPFPSPPPLNAGSGPGSVTTTTTTKKSKRRQPPGPEEVLAHYESQGLSPREASLRAIRELQAILFRYAAKKERFAADSPRKLDGVNTRLAVLEMKLDSKPGFPESLAIGVASGAIVSAIPHVLGGLRGIWDSVWSATKGSPPSPGILNQSKHNFSQDLPEDASHLIRSAE, from the exons ATGCAGCAGCCCCCGACTCCCAACGCTGCGCTCCCCCCAAACCCTTTCCCGTCCCCTCCCCCTCTCAATGCCGGCTCCGGTCCCGGCAgcgtcaccaccaccaccaccaccaagaagAGTAAGCGGCGCCAGCCTCCGGGCCCCGAAGAAGTTCTCGCCCACTACGAGTCGCAGGGGCTGAGCCCCCGCGAGGCCTCCCTCCGGGCCATCCGCGAGCTCCAGGCCATCCTCTTCAGGTACGCCGCCAAGAAGGAGCGCTTCGCGGCCGACTCCCCCCGCAAGCTCGATGGCGTCAACACCCGCCTCGCCGTTCTGGAGATGAAGCTCGACTCCAAGCCCGGCTTCCCTGAGTCGCTCGCCATCGGGGTCGCCTCTGGCGCTATCGTCTCAGCTATCCCTCATGTCCTCGGCGGGCTCCGTGGCATATGGGACTCGGTCTGGTCCGCCACCAAGGGCTCTCCTCCCTCACC AGGAATTCTAAATCAGTCTAAACACAATTTCAGCCAAGACTTGCCTGAGGATGCATCACATCTTATTCGGAGTGCAGAATGA